The following coding sequences lie in one Candidatus Planktophila sulfonica genomic window:
- a CDS encoding methylated-DNA--[protein]-cysteine S-methyltransferase, whose translation MTLLLSTLATPIGNLNLIADQHILLAANLSNLKALKESLGADDAAHDIKSVAKIPVITDLINDYFAGDISALNSIQVRQPGAPFSQAAWKAMRKVKPGAVISYADLADRAGSPAAVRAAGSACAKNAIVLIVPCHRIVKTGGALGNYAYGLSKKEWLLRHEGAL comes from the coding sequence GTGACGCTGCTTCTTTCCACCCTTGCAACACCTATCGGTAATCTCAATCTGATTGCAGATCAACACATCCTGCTTGCGGCAAATCTCTCCAATCTCAAGGCGCTCAAAGAGAGCCTAGGTGCCGATGATGCCGCGCACGACATCAAGAGTGTTGCAAAGATTCCTGTCATCACGGATCTGATTAACGATTACTTTGCTGGAGATATCTCAGCGCTTAATTCGATTCAAGTACGTCAACCTGGTGCTCCATTTTCACAAGCAGCGTGGAAGGCGATGAGGAAGGTAAAGCCTGGCGCAGTTATCTCTTACGCTGATCTAGCAGATCGCGCTGGAAGCCCTGCAGCTGTTCGTGCTGCCGGTAGTGCGTGTGCAAAGAATGCAATTGTTCTCATTGTTCCCTGCCATCGCATCGTAAAAACTGGCGGAGCGCTAGGAAATTATGCCTACGGATTAAGTAAGAAAGAGTGGCTACTTCGCCATGAGGGCGCTCTTTAA
- a CDS encoding threonine aldolase family protein — translation MAIDLRSDTVTKPSLAMRESMASAEVGDDVYGDDPTVNALEERVAAMFGQEAGLFSPTGSLANQLAIRTLVKPGEELLVETRSHIVRAELGAAATFSGITTRTWPSVDGLLKAEDPLAIAHENAGPYLVSTKAIAVENTHNFGGGTVQPIEEIAKLSTAARARGIAMHLDGARIWNAHVASGVSFAEYGKHFDTISVCLSKGLGAPIGSVMLSTKERVGEARIWRKRYGAGMRQVGIIAAAAHYALDNNIARLAEDHARAKKIAVALAAVDASLVDPAKVMTNIVGLDLSKVGITAADLTARCKEAGLWISALGPHYARLVTHLDFDDAQCSQAIEILEKILKSALMAK, via the coding sequence ATGGCTATTGATCTACGCTCTGACACTGTCACTAAGCCCAGCCTTGCAATGCGCGAATCTATGGCATCTGCTGAAGTCGGCGATGATGTATATGGCGATGATCCAACCGTTAATGCACTCGAAGAACGCGTTGCTGCAATGTTCGGCCAGGAAGCTGGCCTCTTCTCCCCCACAGGTTCACTTGCTAACCAGCTAGCTATACGTACATTGGTAAAGCCCGGCGAAGAACTTCTCGTAGAAACGCGATCACATATTGTCCGAGCCGAACTTGGAGCTGCGGCAACTTTTAGCGGAATCACAACGCGTACCTGGCCATCAGTTGATGGCCTTCTGAAGGCTGAAGATCCTTTAGCTATTGCACATGAGAACGCTGGCCCTTATTTGGTTTCAACTAAGGCAATTGCAGTTGAGAACACACATAACTTCGGTGGCGGAACTGTTCAGCCGATTGAGGAAATTGCCAAGCTCTCAACAGCTGCGCGTGCACGCGGAATCGCCATGCACCTCGATGGCGCACGCATCTGGAATGCCCATGTTGCATCCGGTGTCTCTTTCGCTGAATACGGCAAGCACTTTGACACCATTAGCGTCTGTCTTTCAAAGGGACTTGGCGCACCCATCGGTTCAGTCATGCTTTCAACGAAGGAACGTGTTGGCGAAGCGCGCATCTGGCGAAAACGTTACGGCGCTGGAATGCGACAAGTAGGAATCATTGCAGCGGCAGCTCATTACGCTCTTGATAACAATATTGCTCGTCTTGCCGAAGATCATGCTCGCGCAAAGAAGATTGCTGTTGCACTCGCTGCCGTTGATGCATCCCTCGTAGATCCTGCAAAGGTTATGACAAATATTGTGGGTCTTGATCTATCAAAGGTCGGAATAACAGCCGCTGATTTAACTGCGCGCTGCAAAGAAGCTGGTCTATGGATTAGCGCACTGGGTCCTCACTATGCACGTCTTGTTACTCATCTTGATTTCGATGATGCGCAGTGTTCTCAGGCGATTGAAATCCTGGAAAAAATATTAAAGAGCGCCCTCATGGCGAAGTAG
- a CDS encoding DMT family transporter codes for MSSSHALKIRLAPWALLSVSAAWGMAFVVMKDAIERQSVNNFLFTRFSLAVIVMIALKPSVIKKFNRELLLPASYAGIFLGLGYIFQTLGLARTGAAITGFVTGLYVVFTPLLASYFLKEKLTKLIWGCVFVATVGLGLLSIRGFSVGFGEMLVLASAFFFGAHIIALGKWSSGRDVYAMTVVQLAVCALLSGIASIPEGYSAPPDSGVWAVVIFTAVICTAVAFVVQTWSQAHMTTTKVAVILTMEVVFAAIFAFIFGGERLTIQATLGGLMVLTAMFVIVLTENSSSENK; via the coding sequence ATGAGTTCATCTCACGCTTTAAAGATTCGCCTTGCGCCCTGGGCGCTTCTCTCAGTTTCTGCTGCGTGGGGTATGGCCTTTGTTGTGATGAAAGATGCCATCGAACGTCAGAGCGTTAATAACTTTCTCTTTACTCGCTTCTCGCTAGCAGTCATTGTCATGATTGCTTTGAAACCAAGTGTGATCAAGAAATTTAATCGCGAGTTACTTCTACCCGCAAGCTATGCCGGCATTTTTCTAGGGCTGGGCTATATCTTTCAAACTCTTGGGCTAGCACGCACAGGAGCAGCCATCACAGGTTTTGTTACCGGGCTCTATGTTGTCTTTACGCCATTGCTAGCTAGTTACTTTCTGAAAGAGAAGCTCACCAAATTAATTTGGGGTTGTGTCTTTGTGGCAACGGTTGGACTTGGGCTACTTTCCATCCGTGGCTTCTCGGTTGGATTTGGAGAGATGCTGGTTCTTGCAAGCGCCTTCTTCTTTGGTGCTCACATCATCGCGCTAGGTAAATGGTCATCGGGTCGCGACGTCTATGCGATGACAGTTGTACAGCTTGCAGTCTGCGCACTTCTCTCTGGAATCGCATCAATCCCCGAAGGCTATTCAGCGCCACCAGATTCAGGCGTATGGGCAGTCGTTATCTTTACCGCCGTTATCTGTACTGCCGTTGCCTTTGTGGTTCAGACCTGGTCTCAGGCGCATATGACCACGACTAAGGTTGCCGTAATTCTCACGATGGAAGTTGTCTTCGCGGCAATCTTTGCATTTATCTTCGGTGGTGAACGTTTGACCATTCAAGCTACCCTTGGTGGTCTTATGGTTCTGACTGCAATGTTCGTCATCGTTCTCACTGAGAATTCATCATCGGAGAATAAGTAA
- a CDS encoding deoxyribonuclease IV has translation MSPAAKSPKKPRIGAHTPTSGGMAKRSIAYAELTQAEAIQVFTSNPRGWAMPETNHEADALFREKAEALDIETYVHAPFLINLGSPTEDTYKNSLASTAYSLKRGQEIGALGVVIHTGSAVKEDNVDNAWKQIKKGVMPILEALDDDAPMLLLEPTAGQGQSLVKRLEDLENYLKALEYHPKVGICLDTCHVFAAGHDIAKKGGMKETLDLLVQVAGIERIQLIHANDSMDVCGALKDRHQNIGKGFIGVDPFAELLKHPAVANAPLILETPGMEPEHGEEIALLKQLRG, from the coding sequence ATGTCTCCAGCTGCTAAGTCACCAAAAAAGCCACGTATCGGCGCTCATACTCCTACTTCAGGAGGAATGGCTAAGCGTTCCATTGCATATGCCGAGTTAACACAAGCTGAAGCAATTCAAGTATTTACATCGAATCCACGCGGATGGGCGATGCCTGAGACTAATCATGAAGCTGATGCGCTCTTTCGCGAAAAGGCTGAGGCGCTCGATATTGAAACTTATGTGCACGCACCATTTCTCATTAACTTAGGTTCGCCAACTGAAGATACATATAAGAACTCATTGGCATCGACTGCTTATTCGCTTAAGCGCGGCCAAGAGATTGGCGCACTCGGAGTTGTTATTCACACAGGATCTGCTGTGAAGGAAGATAACGTCGATAACGCATGGAAGCAGATTAAGAAGGGCGTTATGCCTATTCTTGAAGCGCTCGATGATGATGCACCAATGCTCTTGCTGGAACCTACTGCTGGACAAGGTCAATCACTTGTGAAGCGCCTAGAAGATTTAGAGAACTACTTGAAAGCTCTGGAATACCACCCAAAGGTCGGCATCTGTCTTGATACCTGTCACGTCTTTGCAGCAGGGCACGACATTGCCAAGAAGGGTGGAATGAAGGAGACCCTCGATCTTCTCGTTCAAGTTGCTGGCATCGAACGAATTCAACTTATCCATGCCAATGATTCAATGGATGTCTGTGGCGCGCTTAAAGACCGCCACCAAAATATCGGTAAGGGCTTTATCGGAGTCGATCCATTCGCGGAATTGCTGAAGCATCCTGCGGTAGCGAATGCTCCACTTATTCTCGAAACTCCAGGAATGGAACCTGAACATGGCGAGGAAATCGCACTTCTAAAGCAGCTGCGTGGATGA
- the pknB gene encoding Stk1 family PASTA domain-containing Ser/Thr kinase, which produces MSDLTGELIDGRYQLIRQMATGGMASIYEALDTRLDRKVAVKIMHPHLAQDEQFVERFIREAKAAAALSHPNIVAVQDQGWNQNGTPAIFLVMEMIEGHTLREYLNEQGSLSVKDGIKFLLPVLSALSAAHKIGIVHRDLKPENILISKEGRIKIADFGLAKGPLLGGTMTAESSVILGSVSYLSPEQVQRGIADSRSDIYSIAITAFEIFTGKKPFEGAEPIQIAYMHVNNRVPKISSLVSGIPEQLDDLIYRATSSNPDERPRDATVFHEELSRINQALSPKENQLSLELDIPIEPMRPKPTRKSLRAKVRELTESIPTPAPRETTEEVRKRKKASKRVRRNRKIALLMAVVVGIVGWYVLIGPGSRVVVPSTVGASQSEVSAALEPLGLTSLIIEKQFSEDIAEGRVIQSLPEAGGRVDAGGTVKLIVSKGPERFTLPLVVGLTPEAATNLIAKMPLDLKPLSEEFSTTVPKGYVIDSNPPSGEKVKRGSVVVIRVSKGIEQVALTSYIGKSSDQALNELQDAGFAVTSTYAFSETRLAGEVISQKPAGGATADKGSAVALVISKGTQYAYIPNLFSIEEAKAVQALKDLELKVVVKKIGKKAVKKVTNISPKVGSKVKRGSTVTITVG; this is translated from the coding sequence ATGTCTGACCTGACCGGCGAGCTCATTGATGGGCGTTACCAACTCATTCGCCAGATGGCCACAGGCGGCATGGCCAGCATCTACGAGGCACTCGATACTCGTTTGGATCGCAAAGTTGCAGTCAAAATCATGCACCCCCACTTGGCGCAGGATGAACAATTTGTTGAACGCTTTATCCGCGAAGCGAAAGCTGCTGCCGCTCTATCTCACCCAAATATTGTTGCTGTACAAGATCAAGGCTGGAATCAGAATGGCACGCCAGCAATCTTCTTAGTGATGGAGATGATCGAAGGTCATACGCTTCGTGAATATCTCAACGAACAAGGAAGCCTTTCAGTCAAGGATGGAATCAAGTTCCTCCTTCCAGTTCTCAGCGCCCTATCGGCCGCCCACAAAATTGGAATCGTTCACCGCGATTTAAAGCCAGAAAATATCTTGATCTCTAAAGAAGGTCGTATCAAGATTGCCGACTTTGGTTTAGCAAAGGGTCCTTTGCTGGGCGGCACTATGACGGCAGAATCCAGCGTCATTCTCGGTAGCGTCTCTTACCTCTCCCCTGAGCAGGTGCAACGCGGCATCGCAGATTCACGTAGCGATATTTATTCGATAGCAATTACTGCATTTGAAATCTTTACAGGCAAAAAACCTTTTGAAGGTGCTGAACCAATTCAGATTGCCTACATGCATGTCAATAATCGTGTTCCTAAGATCAGCTCATTAGTTTCAGGTATTCCAGAGCAACTCGATGATTTGATCTATCGCGCCACTAGTTCTAATCCAGATGAGCGTCCACGCGATGCAACGGTCTTCCATGAAGAGCTATCGCGCATTAATCAGGCGCTCAGTCCTAAAGAGAATCAACTCAGCCTAGAACTAGATATTCCCATCGAACCGATGCGACCAAAGCCAACCCGAAAATCACTGCGAGCAAAGGTAAGAGAATTGACTGAAAGCATCCCGACTCCTGCACCTCGTGAAACCACCGAAGAGGTAAGAAAGCGCAAGAAAGCTAGCAAGCGCGTTCGTCGCAATCGCAAGATTGCTCTGCTTATGGCCGTAGTCGTCGGCATTGTTGGTTGGTATGTATTGATTGGTCCAGGCTCTCGCGTCGTCGTTCCATCAACAGTTGGCGCATCGCAGAGTGAAGTATCTGCAGCTCTTGAACCGCTAGGTCTTACTTCTCTGATTATCGAGAAGCAATTCAGCGAAGATATTGCTGAAGGTCGAGTCATTCAATCTCTTCCTGAAGCTGGCGGTCGCGTCGATGCAGGCGGAACTGTGAAACTTATTGTTTCTAAGGGACCTGAACGTTTTACTCTTCCATTAGTTGTGGGGCTTACACCCGAGGCAGCAACAAATCTAATTGCGAAGATGCCACTGGATCTCAAGCCACTTTCTGAAGAGTTCAGCACCACTGTCCCAAAGGGTTATGTCATTGATTCCAATCCACCGTCAGGTGAGAAGGTAAAGCGCGGCTCTGTTGTTGTGATTCGTGTTTCTAAGGGAATCGAACAAGTAGCTCTTACTTCCTACATCGGAAAGAGCTCAGATCAGGCTCTCAATGAACTTCAAGATGCAGGATTTGCCGTCACTTCCACATATGCATTTAGCGAGACTCGTCTTGCTGGAGAAGTGATTTCGCAGAAACCTGCAGGAGGGGCAACCGCAGATAAGGGTTCTGCAGTTGCACTGGTTATTTCTAAGGGAACGCAATATGCATATATCCCTAACCTATTTTCAATTGAAGAAGCCAAGGCTGTTCAAGCCCTGAAGGATCTTGAGTTGAAGGTCGTCGTCAAGAAGATCGGTAAGAAAGCGGTCAAGAAGGTGACAAATATTTCTCCGAAGGTGGGAAGCAAGGTCAAACGTGGCAGTACGGTGACCATCACAGTAGGGTAG
- a CDS encoding uridine kinase family protein: protein MDLIDALSDLCKDVPQPIIAIDGPAGAGKTTLAHDIKLALAQSYSITEVHMDDLYHGWDNALTSQLTDVLTHLVSAHKDAKPISLSTYNWLAGEFNQASEIEKSELLILEGVGSGQMAIRDSLAALIWIDIEDSEGMARVLERDGNEIESQMKKWLSTQEQHFRDEGTQNAADFVLTT, encoded by the coding sequence ATGGATCTCATAGACGCGCTATCCGATCTCTGTAAGGACGTACCGCAACCAATCATCGCAATTGATGGGCCAGCAGGTGCAGGAAAGACCACCCTTGCCCACGATATAAAGCTTGCTCTCGCCCAGAGTTATTCCATCACTGAAGTACATATGGATGATCTCTATCACGGTTGGGATAACGCACTTACATCGCAATTAACGGACGTTCTTACGCACCTTGTGAGCGCCCATAAAGATGCAAAGCCAATATCTCTTTCTACATATAACTGGCTCGCCGGCGAATTTAATCAAGCATCTGAAATTGAAAAATCAGAGCTGCTTATCCTTGAAGGAGTCGGCAGCGGGCAGATGGCTATTCGCGATTCACTTGCTGCCCTTATCTGGATTGATATCGAGGATTCAGAAGGAATGGCAAGGGTTTTAGAACGTGATGGAAATGAAATAGAGAGTCAGATGAAAAAGTGGCTTTCCACACAAGAGCAACATTTTCGCGACGAGGGCACGCAGAACGCCGCTGATTTCGTACTGACTACCTAG
- the pnuC gene encoding nicotinamide riboside transporter PnuC: protein MYSTFFTAWTYEVSYLEFIASVVSFIGVALGITAKRITWPWWALSSVLYGLFFLHYKLYASAALQLVFIAAAIAGWYGWEPTGAKPGPFKNKYRLYTVGAILVATLALGPVLKWAGAASTYVDALLFFGSLAAQILMVYEKYDSWPMWLVVDAGYVALYASQGLLFTTLLYVAFTAMAALGWSTWYGSHRRAIRSL from the coding sequence ATGTATTCCACCTTTTTCACCGCCTGGACTTATGAAGTCTCTTATCTCGAATTTATTGCATCAGTAGTTTCATTTATCGGTGTAGCACTCGGTATTACAGCAAAGAGAATTACTTGGCCTTGGTGGGCGCTCAGTAGTGTTTTGTATGGTCTCTTCTTCTTACATTACAAACTTTATGCAAGCGCTGCGCTGCAGTTAGTCTTTATCGCAGCAGCAATTGCTGGTTGGTATGGCTGGGAACCAACAGGTGCAAAGCCTGGTCCATTCAAAAATAAGTATCGCCTGTATACAGTCGGTGCAATTTTGGTTGCAACACTTGCACTCGGCCCAGTCTTGAAATGGGCAGGGGCTGCATCTACCTACGTTGATGCACTTCTCTTCTTTGGTTCACTCGCTGCACAGATTCTGATGGTTTATGAAAAGTACGATAGCTGGCCAATGTGGTTGGTTGTCGATGCCGGATACGTCGCGCTCTATGCATCACAAGGGTTACTCTTTACAACACTACTTTATGTAGCGTTCACTGCAATGGCTGCGCTGGGATGGAGTACTTGGTATGGATCTCATAGACGCGCTATCCGATCTCTGTAA
- a CDS encoding phytoene/squalene synthase family protein, with product MDQALAASYEECKRLNSLHGKTYYLATLLLPKNKRPYVHALYGFARYADEIVDDLASTLSPTEKAEALRSWSSGVLADLKSGTSTDHIGRALVDTARKFDIPHQYFVDFLHSMEMDLTVTEYQRYEDLLEYVYGSAAVIGLEMVPILGYSDERAYEAAKKLGIAFQLANFIRDVNEDLDRGRVYLPLQELAQFGVDRAMLERRVLTPEITAALKFQIARVRQLQREADIGIAYLDKESRPCIRAASELYCGIVDEVEAIGYDIFNKRAKTSTARRARVAGAAYIQAIAARIR from the coding sequence ATGGATCAAGCTCTTGCAGCAAGTTATGAAGAGTGCAAACGACTTAACTCGTTGCATGGCAAGACTTACTACTTAGCAACCCTGCTTCTTCCCAAGAATAAGCGTCCATACGTACATGCTCTCTACGGTTTTGCTCGCTATGCCGATGAAATCGTTGATGATCTAGCTTCCACTCTTTCTCCAACAGAGAAAGCTGAAGCGTTGCGTTCTTGGAGCAGCGGAGTTCTTGCAGACCTTAAGTCGGGTACAAGTACCGATCACATAGGTCGCGCACTCGTTGATACCGCTCGTAAGTTTGATATCCCCCACCAATACTTTGTTGATTTCTTGCACTCCATGGAGATGGATTTAACCGTCACCGAATATCAGAGATATGAAGATCTTCTTGAGTATGTCTACGGTTCTGCTGCTGTCATCGGTCTTGAGATGGTCCCAATTTTGGGTTACTCAGATGAGCGCGCATACGAGGCCGCGAAGAAGTTAGGTATCGCCTTCCAGCTCGCCAACTTTATTCGCGACGTGAACGAGGATCTCGATCGTGGTCGCGTGTATTTACCTCTTCAAGAGCTTGCTCAATTCGGAGTAGATCGCGCCATGTTGGAACGTCGCGTCTTAACCCCTGAAATCACTGCTGCGCTGAAGTTCCAAATCGCTCGCGTTCGTCAATTACAGCGAGAAGCCGATATCGGGATTGCTTACTTGGATAAGGAATCTCGTCCCTGTATTCGTGCAGCGAGCGAGTTGTATTGCGGAATCGTCGATGAAGTCGAAGCAATTGGCTATGACATCTTCAATAAGCGAGCAAAGACTTCAACTGCTCGCCGCGCACGCGTTGCAGGAGCTGCCTACATTCAGGCAATTGCTGCTCGTATTCGCTAA
- the crtI gene encoding phytoene desaturase family protein has product MTRTVKGPTDHVVVVGAGLGGLSAALRLAGAGRKVTVIEREAVPGGRNGLLNKDGYSFDTGPTVLTMPSLIQDAFSCVGEDMKDWLELMPLSPLYRAFYADGSQIDVHANTAQMEEEIREKVSPEEALGYRRYVDFVTKLYKYEMHDFIDKNIDSPLNLLTPNLARLIALGGFRHLQPKVNQYLKDPRLQKVYSFQAMYAGVSPQQALAIYAVIAYMDSVNGVFFPKGGMHAVPRALAAAAQKHGVEFKYNTTVTGLDKQNGRVKAVTTNTGERIECDVVVMNPDLPVVWRDLLGKTPLNIKRLNYSPSCATLLVGSSKKYDHIAHHNIHFGESWDGVFDELINKKVLMTDPSVLVTVPTHDDPSLAPAGKQSYYILYPTPNLDADIDWTKQAKPYRDQMIQTLEDRGYTGFGDAIETEVMTTPLDWQAQGMERGAPFASAHTFFQTGPFRPRNMAAGFENVVFAGSGTQPGVGVPMVLISGRLAAERIVGPVK; this is encoded by the coding sequence ATGACAAGAACCGTTAAGGGACCCACAGATCACGTTGTCGTAGTTGGCGCAGGTCTGGGTGGACTCAGTGCAGCGCTACGCCTTGCAGGTGCTGGCCGTAAAGTCACAGTGATTGAACGTGAAGCCGTACCTGGTGGGCGTAATGGTCTGCTCAATAAGGATGGATACTCATTCGATACTGGTCCAACTGTTTTAACAATGCCTTCACTTATTCAAGATGCCTTTAGTTGCGTGGGTGAAGATATGAAGGATTGGCTTGAACTCATGCCTCTTTCACCTCTGTATCGCGCTTTCTACGCAGATGGATCTCAGATTGATGTCCATGCAAATACTGCGCAGATGGAAGAAGAGATCCGCGAGAAGGTTTCACCTGAAGAAGCTTTGGGTTACCGCCGATACGTAGATTTCGTCACCAAGCTTTACAAGTACGAGATGCATGACTTCATCGATAAGAACATCGATTCACCGCTTAATCTTCTGACTCCTAACTTGGCTCGCCTCATTGCTCTCGGTGGTTTCAGACATTTACAGCCAAAGGTCAATCAGTACCTCAAGGACCCACGTCTTCAGAAGGTTTACTCATTCCAGGCTATGTATGCCGGCGTTAGCCCACAGCAAGCCTTGGCAATTTATGCAGTCATTGCCTATATGGATTCAGTAAACGGTGTCTTCTTCCCTAAGGGCGGAATGCATGCAGTTCCACGCGCTCTAGCCGCTGCTGCTCAGAAGCACGGCGTTGAATTTAAGTACAACACAACCGTTACTGGCCTTGATAAGCAGAACGGTCGCGTCAAGGCTGTCACAACAAATACCGGCGAACGCATTGAGTGCGATGTCGTTGTGATGAACCCAGATTTGCCAGTTGTATGGCGTGACTTGCTAGGTAAGACACCACTTAATATCAAGCGTCTTAACTACTCACCATCATGTGCAACTCTGCTCGTTGGTTCATCTAAGAAGTATGACCATATTGCTCACCACAATATTCACTTCGGCGAATCTTGGGATGGCGTCTTTGACGAACTCATCAATAAGAAGGTTCTAATGACAGATCCTTCTGTGTTGGTGACTGTGCCAACTCATGACGATCCATCTCTTGCACCTGCCGGAAAGCAGTCTTATTACATCTTGTACCCAACACCTAACTTGGATGCAGATATCGATTGGACCAAGCAGGCAAAGCCTTATCGCGATCAGATGATTCAGACTCTTGAAGACCGTGGATATACAGGTTTTGGCGATGCCATCGAAACAGAAGTTATGACTACTCCCCTTGATTGGCAGGCACAAGGAATGGAGCGCGGTGCACCATTTGCTAGCGCACATACCTTCTTCCAGACAGGTCCATTTAGACCACGCAATATGGCAGCTGGATTTGAAAATGTTGTCTTCGCAGGTAGCGGAACTCAACCAGGCGTTGGCGTTCCAATGGTTCTTATCTCAGGACGTTTGGCAGCTGAACGAATTGTGGGTCCGGTTAAGTAA